From a single Arachis hypogaea cultivar Tifrunner chromosome 3, arahy.Tifrunner.gnm2.J5K5, whole genome shotgun sequence genomic region:
- the LOC140183435 gene encoding uncharacterized protein: protein MTTNISECVNSVLKGTRNLPVTSLVKSTYLRLAELFVVRGQTAEAQLGSGQRYSQALMRAIERNLKDARCFTVTVFDRHLLDYTALHYPCCHAIACCAQSRLDWATYVDEVYSMSEVFKVYQMSFAPCIPEGLWPPYDGLIVIPDPNMRRAREGRPRSTRIRNTMDEADTSRPKRCGLCRQPGHTRRGCPQRGSSSGI from the exons GGGCACAAGAAATCTACCAGTCACGTCCTTGGTTAAGTCCACCTATCTTCGCCTTGCTGAGTTGTTCGTTGTCCGGGGGCAGACGGCAGAGGCACAGTTAGGATCCGGTCAAAGGTATTCGCAGGCACTTATGAGGGCAATTGAGCGTAACTTGAAGGATGCGAGGTGCTTCACTGTGACTGTTTTTGATAGGCATCTACTTGATTACACG GCACTGCACTACCCGTGTTGCCATGCCATCGCATGCTGTGCGCAGTCACGGCTAGATTGGGCAACATATGTTGATGAAGTTTACAGCATGTCTGAGGTGTTTAAGGTGTATCAGATGTCTTTTGCACCATGTATACCAGAGGGGCTTTGGCCCCCATATGACGGTCTGATCGTTATACCCGACCCAAATATGAGAAGAGCAAGAGAAGGACGACCTCGGTCCACCCGCATCCGAAACACCATGGACGAAGCTGACACCAGCCGACCGAAGCGTTGTGGGTTGTGCAGGCAGCCCGGTCACACCCGAAGGGGTTGCCCTCAGCGAGGTTCTAGTAGCGGCATCTAG